In Gossypium hirsutum isolate 1008001.06 chromosome D01, Gossypium_hirsutum_v2.1, whole genome shotgun sequence, the genomic window AATTTTTAGCATGTTACGATTAAAAGCTTGTCTTGGTTGTCGGTCATTGACTTTTATGAAAAGTCTTTCCCTCTTGCTCCCCGCTCCCCATGGAGGCATAACCCTGTCTCTATTCTTAGTTAAAGCTCACATTCGTCAAAGTCTTCTGTCCTCATTAATGCTTCTTCGCATCTTGAGATATTCTCTACATATTTCCCTAATTTAGTTAGAAGCTTCATTGTTGCTCTTCTTCTCTACCAAATTATAAGCATgtcatatttaaaagccaaacTCCCATTGTTTGGTCACCTAATGGCCACTTTTGCTTTATTTCTTATTCTATTCTCTGGTGCTTCTCTTGCTAGACATCTTATTAACCAGGATTGTGGCTCTACTTTTTTGTGGGAATTTGAATATCAGTTATCCATTGCGATAAAAAAATCAACCTCCCTAGTGTGGTTACTATAACCTGGAACTTGAGTATGAGAATAACAATCGCACCACTTTGGTTTTAAGAGAAGGAAAATTCTCTGTCCAAAATATTTTTTACGAAAACAAAACAATCCACGTGATAGATTCGAGCCTGGAGAAGGATGATTGCAACTCCCTTCCTCTTAGTTCCATATATGTAGGTTATTTCATTTCTTATTTTCCTCCTCGTATTTTTATTACTGCTCCTTCtacttcttcttattattattctGGTAGAGAGTTGGATAGCATTATGTATGTTGTGAATTGCTGGAAACCTATAAAATCATCTCAGTATATCGATGCCTCTCGTTGTACTACCAAATCCAATACCTCTTCCCCTCCAACTTCCTTTTTCTATTGTTTAGATGAAAATACGGTACTAAATCTCAATCAAACTTGCACAGTGAAAGTGGGGGTTCCAATTATGGTTAAGAATATATCAGGCATGTCTACATTGGCTATCTACAACAAGCTATCTAAGGGATTTTACCTTTCATGGTATTACAGCGAGAACTACTACGAACTATCTCTGTAAGTTTCTAGTAGTATTTAAGTTATGTACCTTTAGGTTGAGTATGATTAACTTTCTTATTTCTCAGCTAAAGTAAAATATATTACTAAAAACCGAAAAGGGTAGATCTAACCCAAACGGATGGAAAGTATTGTCACTAATGTAATGCAACAATTAATCCAATCCAATCTCCAAAGTGAAAGTAAAAAACAGATGAGCATTGAATTTTTTGGCTCAGAGCAGCTGCATCTGCCTTTTTTTCCCTCTCTTTTTGAGTTTTTGTTTGAACCActtcttttaatttgtttttcatttcCTCTGCAATTTacactaaaatgtaaaaattacagAGAGTTTGTGATTTAATATGAAATACAAGTTAATACAAAATTGTATAAAATCTAGTCGTGTTTGACTCATTCTACTGAATACTGCAGATTGCAATATCTGAAAAGGGCCTTGCACCACTTCCTTTACGGAATTCACGGAATAGGCTTCGTTACTATTGTAGGTATGCAAATGGCCTCACTTTTATATCTACCCAACATTAAGCTTCGTtccgttttaaatttttttttcatttttcatttttgaatatACCAGAATGGATTTAGAATGGCAGATTGGCATTCTAAatccatttaaaatttttatatataccaGAATGGATGCCACTTCGTTGTCATTGTATCTATCTTGAATCATGCACTCCTTTCCATTCATATATTTCtccaaaaataatattgtttCAGCCAACCTCAGTTCATCCTTTCTAGGAGATCATTATTGAGAAAAAACAGAACTATTCAAGtttaattttaggaaaattaaaAGATTCTTTATATCTATTTTAGTTTTATCCTGTTTGAtttggaaagaaaaaagaaacacaaGGGAACAATGGGAATATCAAATAATTAaagggtaaactaccaaaatagtcacttttgtttgccttaggttacattttagtcacttatgtttgaaatgttacgttttagtcacttatgttatcgtgttgtaacattttagtcactgatagacctgtccatgggccgggcggcccggcccggcccgacggtccacccgaaatatgggagggtttgggtaaaaatataggcccgaaatatgggcttgggcaaaattttaggcctgtttaaaaaatgggccgggcctcgggcaagatttttttggcccgggcctggcccgaaaaatattaaatatatattttttttatttttaaaatataatagttttttattttaagtttatttactttcatttccttgactagtgttacaaaataataataataaaacatcaagtttgttttactaatcaaatgttagactttgttacaacaattaatacaattaatacaattaatatttgataaatttactaatcaaatgttagattttattacaacaattaatacaattactaatttgataaatttactaatcaaatgttagattttattacaacaattaatacaattaacaattaataatttgataattttactaacaattaattttaataacaattagtt contains:
- the LOC107936941 gene encoding uncharacterized protein isoform X1; amino-acid sequence: MYVVNCWKPIKSSQYIDASRCTTKSNTSSPPTSFFYCLDENTVLNLNQTCTVKVGVPIMVKNISGMSTLAIYNKLSKGFYLSWYYSENYYELSLLQYLKRALHHFLYGIHGIGFVTIVATASSLVVTRRALRRPTNCLGAGGLVSTSAI
- the LOC107936941 gene encoding uncharacterized protein isoform X2; the protein is MVKNISGMSTLAIYNKLSKGFYLSWYYSENYYELSLLQYLKRALHHFLYGIHGIGFVTIVATASSLVVTRRALRRPTNCLGAGGLVSTSAI